From the Brachyhypopomus gauderio isolate BG-103 chromosome 5, BGAUD_0.2, whole genome shotgun sequence genome, one window contains:
- the prkcq gene encoding protein kinase C theta type: protein MSPFLRIGFSSFEMDPGLAYHEEVLNPYCAVYMKEAVETEKGQVYKQKRPTMYPPWSSTFDAHVHRGRVMHVVVKDKTAELKTEATVQLDTLASRCKKENGKLEIWVELKPQGRLLMEARYYLERSDAGHGEADGESEPEREGPFALHQRRGAIKQAKVHLVKCHEFTATFFPQPTFCSVCKEFVWGLNKQGYQCRQCNAAIHKKCIDKVIAKCTGSAINSKETMIHKERFKIDMPHRFKVYNYKSPTFCEHCGTLLWGLARQGLKCEECCMNVHHKCQKKVANLCGVNQKLMAEALAMIESTQQARSIKDNEIAGREGPVGVGQPGLISETSGCVPCLPVHSLTPVPPLPRKEHQGISWHSPLEGDRPGPSENVEPLYAVPRKEQHKFTLDNFILHKMLGKGSFGKVFLAEMRATGQFFAVKALKKDVVLMDDDVECTMVERRVLSLAWEHPFLTHLFCTFQTKENLFFVMEYLNGGDLMFHIQACHRFDLIRSTFYAAEIICGLQFLHSKGVVYRDLKLDNILLDIDGHIKIADFGMCKENIFGESRTSTFCGTPDYIAPEILLGQKYGTSVDWWSFGVLLYEMLIGQSPFHGHDEEELFQSIRTDDPCYPRWLPRESRDILIKLFVREPERRLGVKGNIRQHAFFRETDWTALEKRQVEPPFRPTVTSPSDCSNFDKEFINEKPRLSCADRTLINSVDQSMFNNFSFINPGMARFKNA from the exons ATGTCTCCGTTCCTGAGGATAGGGTTCTCCAGCTTCGAGATGGACCCTGGGCTTGCCTACCATGAAGAGGTGCTTAACCCATACTGCGCTGTCTACATGAAAGAAGCTGTGGAGACAg AGAAGGGTCAGGTGTACAAGCAGAAGCGGCCCACCATGTACCCCCCCTGGAGCAGCACGTTTGACGCCCATGTGCACCGAGGACGAGTCATGCACGTTGTGGTTAAGGACAAAACGGCCGAGCTGAAGACCGAAGCCACCGTCCAGCTGGACACACTCGCCTCCCGCTGCAAGAAGGAGAACGGCAAACTGGagatctgg GTGGAACTAAAGCCTCAGGGACGTTTACTGATGGAGGCACGATACTACCTGGAGAgaagtg ACGCAGGTCACGGTGAGGCGGACGGCGAGTCggagccagagagagaaggCCCGTTTGCCCTTCATCAGAGGAGGGGAGCTATCAAACAGGCTAAGGTTCACCTGGTGAAGTGCCACGAGTTCACGGCCACCTTCTTCCCGCAACCAACATTCTGCTCCGTGTGCAAAGAGTTCGTATG GGGTCTGAACAAGCAGGGGTACCAGTGCCGAC AGTGCAACGCCGCGATCCATAAGAAGTGTATCGACAAAGTCATCGCCAAATGCACAGGCTCGGCCATCAACAGCAAAGAAACCATG ATCCATAAAGAGCGCTTTAAGATTGACATGCCTCACAGGTTTAAAGTGTATAACTATAAGAGTCCAACGTTCTGTGAGCACTGTGGCACGCTGCTCTGGGGATTGGCACGCCAGGGCCTTAAATGTGAAG AATGTTGCATGAATGTTCATCACAAGTGTCAGAAGAAAGTGGCCAACCTCTGTGGCGTAAACCAGAAGCTGATGGCAGAAGCTCTGGCTATGATAGAGAGCACACAGCAg gcacGGAGCATCAAGGATAATGAGATTGCTGGTCGAGAGGGCCCAGTTGGGGTGGGACAGCCTGGATTGATCAGTGAGACCTCGGGCTGTGTACCATGCTTACCGGTCCATTCTCTTACGCCTGTTCCACCACTACCACGcaaag AGCATCAGGGTATATCCTGGCATTCACCACTAGAGGGCGACAGACCGGGTCCCAGTGAGAATGTGGAGCCACTGTATGCTGTTCCACGCAAAGAGCAGCACAAATTCACACTAGACAACTTCATCCTGCACAAGATGCTGGGAAAGGGCAGCTttggcaag GTGTTTCTTGCTGAGATGAGAGCCACAGGCCAGTTCTTTGCAGTGAAGGCTCTGAAGAAGGACGTGGTTCTGATGGATGATGATGTGGAGTGCACCatggtggagaggagagtgcTGTCTCTGGCCTGGGAACACCCGTTCCTCACACACCTGTTCTGCACCTTTCAGACCAAg GAGAATCTGTTCTTTGTCATGGAGTATTTAAATGGAGGAGATTTAATGTTTCATATCCAGGCCTGCCACAGATTTGACCTCATACGCTCTAC gtTTTACGCAGCTGAGATTATCTGTGGGCTGCAGTTTCTGCATTCAAAAGGCGTTGTATACAG GGATCTCAAGTTGGACAATATTCTGCTGGATATTGATGGCCACATTAAGATTGCAGATTTTGGCATGTGTAAAGAAAATATTTTTGGAGAATCTCGAACCTCCACCTTCTGTGGAACACCCGATTACATTGCCCCTGAG ATTTTGCTCGGGCAAAAATATGGCACCTCTGTAGACTGGTGGTCTTTTGGGGTCCTTCTGTACGAGATGCTAATTGGTCAGTCACCATTCCATGGGCATGACGAAGAAGAGCTGTTCCAGTCTATCCGCACAGATGACCCGTGTTACCCACGTTGGCTGCCCAGAGAATCCCGCGATATTCTCATTAAG CTGTTTGTGCGGGAGCCAGAGCGGAGGCTTGGCGTGAAAGGCAACATTCGTCAACACGCCTTCTTCAGGGAGACCGACTGGACCG